The genomic window TTAAAAAACCCGGTGCGCCACACCGGGTTATGATACAACTTCTGATTTTGTTAAAGGTATTGATTGAAGCTGCTGTTCTTCAGTGCTATGATTTTTAGTCACTTCAATATATTTGATATGGTGGTCTTCCATTTCGAGAATTTTAAAATGATAAGAATCCAAACTAATGATGTCGCCTTCTTTTGCTTCATAATTCTCTGTCAGAACCCAGCCGCCGATTGTATCAACGTCTTCATCTTCAATGTCAATACCTAATAGTTCATTGACCTCACTGACGAGCACTTTTGAATCAATAATGTAATGTCCGTCTTTAATTTTGCGCACCATCGGAACTTCGTCCATGTCAAATTCATCGCGAATTTCACCAACAATTTCTTCGAGAATGTCTTCAACAGTCACAAGTCCGGATGTTCCGCCGTATTCATCCATTAAGATCGCCATGTGAATACGTTCTTTTTGCATCTTAACAAGCAGGTCGTGAATCGGAATTGTATCAATCACGCGAATAATCGGCCGGATATACGATTCAAGCGTTTTCGTCGCGATTACTTGATTTTCGATAAGATCAGTCAACAGTTCTTTCATATTTACAAGCCCGATAATATGGTCTTTATCTCCGTCAATAATAGGGTATCGGGTGAATTTTTCATTCTTGACAATCTGCAGGAACGTTTCTAGTGTATCATCTTTTGAAAGAGATACAATTTCTGTTCTTGGGACCATGATTTCTTTTGCAATCC from Bacillus methanolicus includes these protein-coding regions:
- a CDS encoding hemolysin family protein; the encoded protein is MDIFNLVLIAILIALTAFFVASEFAIIRVRSSRIDQLIEEGNKNAVAVKQVISRLDEYLSACQLGITITALGLGWLGEPTIKEILHPLFLELHLPNSLSHILTFGIAFAFITFLHVVVGELAPKTVAIQKAETVSLIAARPLILFYKLLYPFIWALNGSARFITSMFGLKPASEHELAHSEEELRIILSESYKSGEINQSEFKYVNKIFEFDNRIAKEIMVPRTEIVSLSKDDTLETFLQIVKNEKFTRYPIIDGDKDHIIGLVNMKELLTDLIENQVIATKTLESYIRPIIRVIDTIPIHDLLVKMQKERIHMAILMDEYGGTSGLVTVEDILEEIVGEIRDEFDMDEVPMVRKIKDGHYIIDSKVLVSEVNELLGIDIEDEDVDTIGGWVLTENYEAKEGDIISLDSYHFKILEMEDHHIKYIEVTKNHSTEEQQLQSIPLTKSEVVS